Proteins from a single region of Hermetia illucens chromosome 3, iHerIll2.2.curated.20191125, whole genome shotgun sequence:
- the LOC119650968 gene encoding very long-chain-fatty-acid--CoA ligase bubblegum isoform X1 produces the protein MFLSKSTKSLSAILNCKNKYSVALAKLFNDLTKNEEKSFKQRTFMLAVSRRSTFQIDFCKTYSTMTDHRKSIGPNRIKPADDYHTVDRLGVVKLRVANEGPGADEPISIPGLFKRAVREFGDVEALKFKDDKNEWQAITYKEYERRVHHVAKAFIKLGLEPHNAVGVLAFNCPEWFLSQLGAVHAGGVIAGIYTTNGPDAVLHVLESSHANIIVVDDAKQMEKIRQIRHKLPNLKAAIQIQEPYEPYVQKSDGYYRWSDIEHMNVDGLDQELKNRLENIVINECCCLVYTSGTVGNPKGVMINHDNLTWDARALAKVIPNVTPGNESIISYLPLSHVAAQILDIFLSMVLGATVHFADKDALKGSLVRTMQEAQPTRFMGVPRVFEKIQERLMSISAQTTGVKKMLSNWAKDVALQHHMNSLEGKNSESCQYKIAKYLVMSKIRSALGLNRCWTFCSAAAPISSDTKKYFLSLDLKICDAFGMSETAGCHCICPNDIPSLDTIGKTLPGAETKVLNPDERGHGELCIRGRHVFMGYINDPEKTEEALDNDGWLHTGDVGYIDEKGFIYITGRIKELIITAGGENIPPVHIEYLVKTELPNISNAFLIGDKKKFLTMFVTLKTEMDAETGAPTDNLSKESISWMESLGVSHKTVKDVLNAGPCPKVLKAIQEGIDAANKHAISNAQRIQKFLILPQDFSVPTGELGPTMKVKRNVVVKKYSDLIDKFYAE, from the exons TTGATTTCTGTAAAACCTATAGTACAATGACTGACCACCGAAAATCGATTGGACCCAATCGGATAAAGCCCGCCGATGACTATCATACAGTTGACCGCTTAGGAGTTGTTAAGCTACGAGTTGCAAACGAGGGtcctggagcggatgaacctatcTCAATTCCAGGCTTATTCAAGCGTGCCGTTCGTGAGTTCGGTGATGTGGAAGCCTTAAAATTCAAGGATGACAAAAACGAGTGGCAAGCTATCACCTACAA GGAATACGAGAGACGTGTCCATCACGTGGCCAAAGCCTTCATAAAATTGGGATTGGAGCCTCACAATGCAGTTGGAGTGTTGGCATTCAATTGTCCTGAATGGTTCCTATCACAATTGGGCGCCGTGCATGCTGGAGGCGTAATCGCCGGTATTTATACCACTAATGGTCCTGATGCCGTGCTTCATGTCCTGGAAAGTTCACATGCAAATATTATTGTGGTTGACGATGCCAAGCAAATGGAGAAAATTCGACAGATCCGACATAAATTGCCGAATTTGAAGGCAGCGATACAGATTCAGGAGCCCTACGAACCATATGTACAGAAAAGCGATGGTTATTATCGG TGGTCGGACATTGAACATATGAACGTGGACGGTTTGGATCAGGAGCTGAAAAATCGCCTGGAAAATATCGTAATCAATGAGTGCTGCTGTTTGGTGTACACA TCCGGAACAGTTGGAAACCCTAAGGGTGTCATGATAAATCACGACAATCTCACCTGGGATGCCCGTGCCCTTGCTAAAGTCATACCAAATGTAACTCCAGGAAATGAATCAATCATTTCGTATTTGCCACTGAGTCATGTGGCAGCTCAAATTCTCGACATTTTCCTGTCAATGGTGCTCGGAGCTACAGTACATTTTGCCGACAAGGATGCTCTGAAGGGAAGTCTAGTAAGAACCATGCAGGAAGCTCAACCGACTCGATTCATGGGTGTGCCACGTGTTTTTGAAAAGATCCAGGAACGACTCATGTCCATTTCGGCTCAGACGACGGGAGTGAAGAAGATGCTGTCGAATTGGGCCAAGGACGTTGCCTTACAACATCATATGAACTCGCTGGAGGG GAAAAACTCAGAAAGCTGCCAGTACAAAATTGCGAAATACCTTGTTATGTCCAAGATTCGAAGTGCATTGGGATTGAATCGTTGTTGGACATTTTGCAGTGCAGCCGCGCCCATCTCATCTGATACCAAAAAATACTTCCTTAGTTTAGATTTGAAGATTTGCGATGCATTTGGTATGTCTGAGACAGCCGGTTGTCATTGCATTTGTCCCAATGATATACCATCGCTGGACACTATTGGTAAGACCTTGCCTGGAGCTGAAACCAAAGTTTTAAATCCTGACGAACGAGGTCATGGCGAG CTTTGCATCCGTGGCAGACACGTTTTCATGGGTTACATAAATGATCCCGAGAAGACAGAGGAGGCTTTGGACAACGATGGCTGGTTACATACTGGCGATGTTGGGTACATTGACGAGAAAGGGTTCATTTATATAACCGGAAGAATCAAGGAGTTGATTATTACAGCTGGTGGGGAGAATATACCACCCGTACACATTGAGTACCTAGTTAAAACCGAATTGCCAAATATCAGTAACGCGTTTTTGATCGGTGATAAGAAGAAATTCCTAACAATGTTTGTAACTCTTAAG ACTGAAATGGATGCCGAAACTGGTGCCCCAACAGACAATCTTAGCAAGGAGTCAATATCATGGATGGAGTCCTTGGGGGTCTCCCACAAAACCGTAAAAGATGTGTTGAATGCCGGGCCTTGTCCAAAAGTTTTgaaggccattcaggaaggaaTCGATGCTGCCAACAAGCATGCCATCTCCAATGCCCAACGCATCCAAAAATTCTTAATTCTACCCCAAGATTTCTCCGTACCTACAGGTGAACTAG GACCAACTATGAAAGTCAAACGGAATGTTGTCGTGAAAAAATATAGCGATCTAATTGACAAATTCTATGCTGAGTAG
- the LOC119650968 gene encoding very long-chain-fatty-acid--CoA ligase bubblegum isoform X2, with protein MTDHRKSIGPNRIKPADDYHTVDRLGVVKLRVANEGPGADEPISIPGLFKRAVREFGDVEALKFKDDKNEWQAITYKEYERRVHHVAKAFIKLGLEPHNAVGVLAFNCPEWFLSQLGAVHAGGVIAGIYTTNGPDAVLHVLESSHANIIVVDDAKQMEKIRQIRHKLPNLKAAIQIQEPYEPYVQKSDGYYRWSDIEHMNVDGLDQELKNRLENIVINECCCLVYTSGTVGNPKGVMINHDNLTWDARALAKVIPNVTPGNESIISYLPLSHVAAQILDIFLSMVLGATVHFADKDALKGSLVRTMQEAQPTRFMGVPRVFEKIQERLMSISAQTTGVKKMLSNWAKDVALQHHMNSLEGKNSESCQYKIAKYLVMSKIRSALGLNRCWTFCSAAAPISSDTKKYFLSLDLKICDAFGMSETAGCHCICPNDIPSLDTIGKTLPGAETKVLNPDERGHGELCIRGRHVFMGYINDPEKTEEALDNDGWLHTGDVGYIDEKGFIYITGRIKELIITAGGENIPPVHIEYLVKTELPNISNAFLIGDKKKFLTMFVTLKTEMDAETGAPTDNLSKESISWMESLGVSHKTVKDVLNAGPCPKVLKAIQEGIDAANKHAISNAQRIQKFLILPQDFSVPTGELGPTMKVKRNVVVKKYSDLIDKFYAE; from the exons ATGACTGACCACCGAAAATCGATTGGACCCAATCGGATAAAGCCCGCCGATGACTATCATACAGTTGACCGCTTAGGAGTTGTTAAGCTACGAGTTGCAAACGAGGGtcctggagcggatgaacctatcTCAATTCCAGGCTTATTCAAGCGTGCCGTTCGTGAGTTCGGTGATGTGGAAGCCTTAAAATTCAAGGATGACAAAAACGAGTGGCAAGCTATCACCTACAA GGAATACGAGAGACGTGTCCATCACGTGGCCAAAGCCTTCATAAAATTGGGATTGGAGCCTCACAATGCAGTTGGAGTGTTGGCATTCAATTGTCCTGAATGGTTCCTATCACAATTGGGCGCCGTGCATGCTGGAGGCGTAATCGCCGGTATTTATACCACTAATGGTCCTGATGCCGTGCTTCATGTCCTGGAAAGTTCACATGCAAATATTATTGTGGTTGACGATGCCAAGCAAATGGAGAAAATTCGACAGATCCGACATAAATTGCCGAATTTGAAGGCAGCGATACAGATTCAGGAGCCCTACGAACCATATGTACAGAAAAGCGATGGTTATTATCGG TGGTCGGACATTGAACATATGAACGTGGACGGTTTGGATCAGGAGCTGAAAAATCGCCTGGAAAATATCGTAATCAATGAGTGCTGCTGTTTGGTGTACACA TCCGGAACAGTTGGAAACCCTAAGGGTGTCATGATAAATCACGACAATCTCACCTGGGATGCCCGTGCCCTTGCTAAAGTCATACCAAATGTAACTCCAGGAAATGAATCAATCATTTCGTATTTGCCACTGAGTCATGTGGCAGCTCAAATTCTCGACATTTTCCTGTCAATGGTGCTCGGAGCTACAGTACATTTTGCCGACAAGGATGCTCTGAAGGGAAGTCTAGTAAGAACCATGCAGGAAGCTCAACCGACTCGATTCATGGGTGTGCCACGTGTTTTTGAAAAGATCCAGGAACGACTCATGTCCATTTCGGCTCAGACGACGGGAGTGAAGAAGATGCTGTCGAATTGGGCCAAGGACGTTGCCTTACAACATCATATGAACTCGCTGGAGGG GAAAAACTCAGAAAGCTGCCAGTACAAAATTGCGAAATACCTTGTTATGTCCAAGATTCGAAGTGCATTGGGATTGAATCGTTGTTGGACATTTTGCAGTGCAGCCGCGCCCATCTCATCTGATACCAAAAAATACTTCCTTAGTTTAGATTTGAAGATTTGCGATGCATTTGGTATGTCTGAGACAGCCGGTTGTCATTGCATTTGTCCCAATGATATACCATCGCTGGACACTATTGGTAAGACCTTGCCTGGAGCTGAAACCAAAGTTTTAAATCCTGACGAACGAGGTCATGGCGAG CTTTGCATCCGTGGCAGACACGTTTTCATGGGTTACATAAATGATCCCGAGAAGACAGAGGAGGCTTTGGACAACGATGGCTGGTTACATACTGGCGATGTTGGGTACATTGACGAGAAAGGGTTCATTTATATAACCGGAAGAATCAAGGAGTTGATTATTACAGCTGGTGGGGAGAATATACCACCCGTACACATTGAGTACCTAGTTAAAACCGAATTGCCAAATATCAGTAACGCGTTTTTGATCGGTGATAAGAAGAAATTCCTAACAATGTTTGTAACTCTTAAG ACTGAAATGGATGCCGAAACTGGTGCCCCAACAGACAATCTTAGCAAGGAGTCAATATCATGGATGGAGTCCTTGGGGGTCTCCCACAAAACCGTAAAAGATGTGTTGAATGCCGGGCCTTGTCCAAAAGTTTTgaaggccattcaggaaggaaTCGATGCTGCCAACAAGCATGCCATCTCCAATGCCCAACGCATCCAAAAATTCTTAATTCTACCCCAAGATTTCTCCGTACCTACAGGTGAACTAG GACCAACTATGAAAGTCAAACGGAATGTTGTCGTGAAAAAATATAGCGATCTAATTGACAAATTCTATGCTGAGTAG